One part of the Nitrospira defluvii genome encodes these proteins:
- a CDS encoding sigma-54-dependent transcriptional regulator, with translation MSVQQTIQGPSPAAEESRTVLIVDDEPSMRTALSETVRRLGYQVRGAIDGADAIEQVERLKPWLVVTDLKMPRVAGLELVKAIKQKAPQTFIILMTAYGTVETAVEAMKCGANDYILKPFSTDLVERVILNLQATTALDEQETPMPAEARAILTQDAGMIRLLTTLEGVAASQATVLISGESGTGKELLARYIHARSPRAHRPFVALNCAALPDSLLESELFGHERGAFTGAIQKKLGKFEMAHTGTLFLDEISEMNLGLQAKLLRVLQEREVDRIGGREPVPVNIRVIATTNRSLYHEVTQGRFREDLFYRLNVFPVTVPPLRERPGDIPLLARHFLRSSAQRNGLTAPTLSDRAIADLQQRPWKGNVRELENVMERAILVAAGGAVDVDHLMPGDGVVPVREMETVEALVAPSAHGSLWEMERDLIVKTLARVKENRTHAAKELGISIRTLRNKLREYRDMGYQVEAEKS, from the coding sequence ATGAGCGTGCAACAGACTATCCAGGGACCGTCACCTGCCGCTGAGGAGAGCCGAACCGTGTTGATCGTCGACGACGAACCGTCGATGCGCACTGCCCTGTCGGAGACCGTCCGTCGATTGGGGTACCAGGTACGAGGAGCGATCGACGGGGCGGACGCGATCGAACAGGTCGAGCGGTTGAAGCCCTGGTTGGTGGTCACTGATCTGAAAATGCCACGAGTCGCCGGGCTTGAACTGGTGAAGGCGATCAAGCAGAAGGCGCCTCAGACCTTTATCATTCTGATGACGGCGTACGGCACGGTGGAGACCGCCGTTGAAGCCATGAAGTGCGGCGCGAACGACTATATTCTCAAACCGTTCTCGACCGATCTGGTAGAGCGAGTCATTCTGAACTTACAGGCCACCACGGCATTGGATGAACAGGAGACGCCGATGCCGGCGGAAGCCCGCGCAATCTTGACGCAAGACGCCGGGATGATCCGTCTCCTCACCACGCTGGAAGGGGTCGCGGCGAGCCAGGCCACCGTGCTGATCAGCGGTGAGAGCGGTACAGGAAAAGAACTGTTGGCGCGCTATATCCATGCCCGAAGCCCCCGCGCCCATCGCCCCTTCGTGGCACTCAATTGTGCCGCCCTTCCGGACAGTCTTCTGGAGAGCGAGCTCTTCGGCCACGAGCGCGGAGCCTTTACGGGCGCGATCCAAAAAAAGCTGGGCAAATTCGAAATGGCCCATACCGGCACATTGTTTCTCGACGAAATCAGCGAAATGAATCTGGGGTTACAGGCTAAACTGCTGCGTGTCCTCCAGGAACGGGAGGTGGACCGTATCGGCGGGCGTGAACCGGTGCCGGTCAACATCCGCGTGATTGCCACGACGAATCGCTCGCTCTACCACGAAGTGACGCAAGGGCGATTTCGGGAAGATCTGTTTTATCGATTGAACGTGTTTCCGGTTACGGTGCCACCCCTCCGTGAACGACCGGGGGATATTCCTCTGCTGGCGAGACACTTTCTCCGTTCCTCGGCGCAACGCAATGGCCTGACGGCGCCGACCTTGTCTGATCGGGCGATTGCGGATCTGCAACAGCGCCCCTGGAAGGGGAATGTCCGCGAACTTGAAAATGTCATGGAACGCGCCATTTTAGTGGCGGCAGGCGGGGCGGTTGACGTCGACCATCTCATGCCGGGTGACGGGGTCGTGCCTGTGCGGGAAATGGAGACGGTCGAGGCGCTGGTCGCTCCCTCGGCGCACGGCTCGCTGTGGGAAATGGAACGGGATCTCATCGTGAAGACCTTGGCGCGCGTGAAAGAGAATCGCACCCATGCCGCGAAGGAATTGGGCATCAGTATTCGCACGTTACGTAATAAGTTGCGGGAATATCGCGACATGGGCTATCAGGTCGAGGCGGAGAAATCCTAA
- a CDS encoding two-component system sensor histidine kinase NtrB, whose amino-acid sequence MMRQDAESANNDLLTRAFRDFDQAATVLQQSYDALTTRLQQMDLELAQTNASLREHLRETEDMRAHLTAVLESLDTGVIVADSHDVVVRCNHSTEQLLGVSQTHLKGRLATDVLADIRKDHDEYPLVLPSGVTIALTQTDLTDEAGNLTGKLVLIHDVTRIRQLEDRLQRRNRLEAMGQMVGSIAHEIRNPLGSVELFASMLRKDLRAQPQLRAYAEHISMAVHSMDRLLSNLLVYTRPDCSKLRWQDTERLLREVLTLASHAISQAAISVRCDVDPLVPQLWCDGSKMKQVLLNLVLNAVQAMPEGGVLTLAAALVPGHMHGRTAVQLTVTDTGIGIPAEVQSRVFDPFFTTKDDGTGLGLAIVHALVEAHHGRVDVVSSPGRGTSFVITLPQERPEPTAPPLAAAACARQAGAHDHSLTVAKEEMSE is encoded by the coding sequence ATGATGCGCCAAGATGCGGAGAGTGCCAATAACGATCTACTGACGCGGGCGTTTCGCGACTTTGATCAGGCCGCTACGGTATTGCAGCAATCCTACGACGCGCTGACGACCCGGCTCCAGCAAATGGACCTGGAATTGGCGCAAACCAATGCCAGCCTTCGCGAACATCTTCGCGAAACCGAGGACATGCGCGCGCATCTCACGGCGGTGCTGGAATCGTTGGATACCGGTGTGATTGTGGCGGATTCGCACGATGTGGTGGTGCGCTGCAACCATTCCACCGAGCAGCTGTTAGGGGTCTCCCAGACGCACTTAAAGGGCCGCTTGGCGACCGACGTGCTGGCGGACATCCGGAAGGATCACGACGAGTATCCGCTGGTGCTTCCCTCGGGTGTCACGATTGCGCTCACGCAAACCGATCTCACCGATGAAGCCGGGAATTTGACCGGTAAGTTAGTCTTGATTCATGACGTCACGCGCATCCGCCAGTTGGAGGATCGTCTTCAGCGACGGAACCGGCTGGAAGCCATGGGGCAAATGGTCGGCAGTATCGCGCATGAAATTCGGAATCCTCTGGGAAGCGTGGAACTCTTCGCCTCCATGCTGCGAAAAGATCTTCGAGCCCAGCCGCAATTGAGAGCCTACGCAGAACACATTTCTATGGCGGTCCATTCCATGGATCGCCTGTTGTCCAACCTGTTGGTCTATACCAGGCCGGATTGTTCCAAGTTGCGTTGGCAGGACACCGAACGCTTGCTGCGCGAGGTACTGACCCTGGCCAGTCATGCCATATCGCAGGCTGCGATCTCCGTTCGCTGCGATGTGGACCCGTTGGTGCCGCAACTCTGGTGTGATGGATCGAAAATGAAACAGGTGTTGCTGAATCTGGTCTTGAATGCCGTTCAGGCGATGCCGGAGGGCGGCGTCCTGACCCTCGCAGCCGCCTTGGTTCCCGGACACATGCACGGGAGGACAGCAGTACAACTCACCGTTACCGATACGGGCATTGGCATCCCGGCAGAAGTCCAGTCCCGCGTGTTTGATCCGTTCTTTACCACCAAGGACGACGGGACAGGTTTGGGGCTGGCCATCGTACACGCGTTGGTGGAGGCGCACCATGGACGGGTCGATGTGGTCAGCAGCCCGGGGCGTGGCACATCGTTTGTCATCACCTTGCCGCAGGAACGCCCCGAACCAACAGCACCGCCGCTCGCGGCGGCGGCTTGCGCCAGGCAGGCGGGAGCCCACGATCACAGTCTGACCGTAGCCAAGGAGGAGATGTCCGAATGA
- a CDS encoding tetratricopeptide repeat protein yields MRQELPAMMPEPSELVRGVLPDAGPRFERLTDLPEWAQFERGITMFKQGQFLEARLHFTNLLRDHADSQLKSSIQAFLAESMLRASDREVRPLEIIDQYKTLMREEPHATNAKRAAWRIGDVYRMEGWYQEAQIAYQHALSLAERDSYDANRAMLGLAYVLRGFKNWKDSVQTFDHVLKRTVDPTLLVSASLGQAHSLYRLGRIKDADALFESINSRWPAALRRDPVALLRYADTAGEAQRGPVVREQLLHFYNLYPSRPETPFVLTHLADSYRDAGRWIESSIFYAALLSQYPNAPTAPMARLRYADVQEHLEPEGEELKLRHTIAAHLANIPLKPGEMMSPRQVFEESAKEHEDSTVGSEALFHLGEALERAGKREDALHAYEQVVKRTGKFENDPWPEKSGAQVVRFLRPRLEAAQKAGDDFDLINLFHRHGPFADRLYAGTELLLKIAEAHRRLGFPVESARLFQALIRDPKAEAFHETALMGLGHSYLEQKDMRAARAVFERYRLQFPTGRSAAEALRGILTSYEGEGNTGALLKLGRQWLAHNPRHPDRALVQLKLAGVLAQAKHDGEAAALYESVVKAGLELSALDILRHADVLARLHRSDAALATYKRAVVAGLEPDQEAWAQVQMVQLARGAKREDFARNGLRALSVNQDSLVRRLAAVLETDVPEPKPVPGGKKP; encoded by the coding sequence ATGCGTCAGGAATTGCCGGCCATGATGCCGGAGCCCTCAGAATTAGTTCGAGGTGTCCTGCCTGATGCAGGCCCTCGCTTCGAACGTCTCACGGACCTCCCGGAATGGGCTCAGTTCGAGAGGGGCATCACCATGTTTAAGCAAGGGCAGTTTCTGGAGGCCCGCTTGCACTTTACCAACCTGCTCCGCGATCACGCGGACAGTCAGCTGAAATCCTCGATTCAGGCGTTTCTGGCGGAAAGTATGCTGAGAGCCAGCGATCGTGAAGTGCGGCCCTTGGAAATTATCGATCAGTACAAGACGTTGATGCGCGAAGAGCCGCATGCGACCAATGCAAAGCGGGCAGCCTGGCGGATCGGTGATGTCTACCGTATGGAAGGCTGGTATCAGGAAGCGCAAATTGCCTATCAGCACGCCCTCAGTTTGGCGGAGCGAGATTCGTATGATGCCAATCGCGCCATGCTGGGCCTGGCTTATGTCTTGCGCGGGTTCAAGAATTGGAAAGACAGTGTGCAAACCTTCGACCATGTATTGAAGCGCACCGTTGATCCGACCCTGTTGGTGTCCGCCTCCCTCGGGCAGGCACACAGCCTGTATCGACTTGGCCGGATTAAGGATGCGGACGCGCTCTTTGAAAGCATCAACAGCCGATGGCCAGCCGCTCTTCGAAGAGATCCCGTTGCCCTGCTCCGCTACGCCGACACGGCCGGCGAGGCTCAACGCGGCCCCGTCGTTCGGGAACAACTGCTTCATTTTTACAATCTGTACCCCTCACGTCCTGAGACGCCCTTTGTGTTGACCCATCTTGCGGACAGTTACCGGGACGCCGGGCGATGGATCGAATCCAGTATCTTCTACGCCGCACTGTTGAGCCAATATCCGAACGCTCCGACGGCACCGATGGCCCGTCTCCGTTATGCCGACGTGCAGGAGCATCTCGAACCTGAGGGGGAGGAGCTGAAGCTGCGGCACACCATTGCCGCTCATCTGGCGAATATTCCCTTGAAGCCGGGCGAAATGATGAGTCCGCGGCAAGTCTTCGAAGAGAGCGCCAAAGAACATGAGGACTCGACTGTCGGCAGCGAAGCGTTGTTCCACCTCGGGGAAGCGTTGGAGCGGGCAGGCAAACGGGAAGACGCGTTGCACGCCTATGAACAAGTCGTGAAACGCACGGGTAAGTTCGAAAATGATCCCTGGCCGGAGAAAAGCGGAGCGCAGGTTGTCAGATTTCTTCGCCCTCGTCTCGAGGCGGCGCAAAAAGCGGGTGATGATTTTGATCTGATCAACTTGTTCCACCGACACGGCCCCTTTGCAGACCGCCTGTATGCCGGTACCGAATTATTACTCAAGATCGCGGAGGCGCATCGCCGTCTGGGATTTCCCGTTGAGTCGGCACGGCTCTTTCAGGCGTTGATCAGAGATCCTAAAGCCGAGGCCTTTCATGAAACAGCTTTGATGGGGCTGGGACATAGCTATCTGGAGCAAAAAGATATGCGTGCAGCTCGGGCTGTGTTCGAACGGTATCGACTCCAATTTCCCACGGGGCGTTCCGCAGCGGAAGCCTTGCGGGGGATTCTTACGTCGTATGAAGGGGAAGGGAATACCGGGGCGCTACTCAAGCTCGGGAGACAGTGGCTCGCCCACAATCCTCGTCATCCCGATCGAGCGCTTGTGCAATTAAAACTGGCCGGCGTGTTAGCGCAAGCCAAACACGATGGGGAGGCAGCCGCACTCTACGAGAGCGTCGTGAAGGCAGGTTTGGAGCTCTCCGCCTTAGACATCCTGCGGCATGCCGATGTGCTGGCTCGGCTGCATCGATCAGACGCGGCCTTAGCCACATACAAGCGAGCGGTGGTCGCCGGCTTGGAACCAGACCAGGAAGCCTGGGCTCAAGTCCAGATGGTCCAACTTGCGCGAGGGGCGAAACGTGAAGACTTTGCGCGGAACGGACTCCGGGCTCTTAGCGTCAATCAAGACAGTCTGGTTCGCCGTCTGGCAGCGGTGTTAGAAACCGATGTGCCGGAGCCCAAGCCTGTGCCAGGAGGCAAGAAACCATGA
- a CDS encoding sigma-54-dependent transcriptional regulator — MSQSHILVIDDDPAVRQLLAETLTGEGYQVTVMSSGLEGVEAVKDQPVHVVLTDLQMPGIDGLETIDRISKIDSKIIAIVMTGYGTIDYAVRAMKAGAFDFITKPFEPDTVTVVVRKALDVYKLKQENHLLRKAVRDQYRLEHLVGNSAPMRMVLDFVEKVADSDSTVLIEGESGTGKELIARMLHFNSMRRERPLVPVNCGAIPETLLESELFGHEKGAFTGAAHTRLGRFELAHGGTIFLDEVGEMSLPLQVKLLRVLQERCFERVGGTRTINVDVRIIAATNQDLALAVQERRFRQDLYYRLHVIPIHIPPLRERRSDIPLLVTHFISQFNQLRRTEILGMEPDALARMTEEEWPGNIRELENMVERLCVLKKRGMITLADLPERAVKTAAGKSVEAPEQFIRFTEDGINLTKELEHYENRLIGEALRKANGITSRAAQLLQVNRTTLVEKLKRKGFDPKSHGYSIQN; from the coding sequence ATGAGTCAATCACACATTCTTGTGATCGATGATGACCCTGCAGTACGCCAGCTCTTGGCGGAGACCCTGACGGGGGAGGGCTATCAGGTCACGGTCATGTCGAGTGGTCTGGAAGGGGTAGAAGCGGTCAAGGACCAGCCGGTGCACGTGGTGTTGACCGATCTGCAGATGCCAGGGATTGACGGACTGGAAACCATAGATCGCATTTCGAAAATCGATTCCAAAATTATTGCGATCGTCATGACCGGATACGGCACGATTGATTACGCCGTGCGTGCGATGAAAGCCGGAGCGTTTGACTTCATTACAAAGCCGTTTGAGCCCGACACGGTGACGGTCGTTGTGCGCAAAGCGTTGGATGTGTACAAGCTCAAACAGGAAAATCACCTGTTGCGAAAAGCCGTGCGGGATCAATACCGCCTTGAGCACCTGGTCGGGAACAGCGCGCCAATGCGAATGGTATTGGATTTTGTGGAAAAGGTGGCGGACAGTGACAGCACAGTGCTCATTGAAGGTGAAAGCGGCACGGGTAAGGAGTTAATTGCTCGCATGTTGCACTTCAACAGCATGCGTCGTGAGCGCCCGTTGGTCCCGGTCAACTGTGGTGCGATTCCCGAAACGCTGCTTGAATCGGAATTGTTCGGCCACGAAAAGGGGGCTTTCACCGGAGCCGCACACACTCGTCTTGGACGGTTTGAATTGGCTCACGGCGGAACCATTTTCTTGGATGAAGTGGGTGAGATGAGTCTACCCTTGCAGGTGAAATTACTGCGAGTGTTGCAAGAGCGCTGCTTCGAGCGTGTCGGTGGTACCAGGACCATCAATGTCGATGTCCGCATCATTGCAGCCACCAACCAGGATCTTGCCCTGGCAGTCCAGGAACGTCGTTTCCGGCAGGACCTGTACTATCGCTTGCATGTGATCCCTATCCACATTCCTCCGTTACGGGAGCGTCGTAGTGATATTCCGCTTCTGGTGACTCATTTCATTTCCCAATTCAATCAGTTGCGGAGAACGGAAATTCTTGGAATGGAGCCGGACGCGCTGGCGCGAATGACGGAAGAGGAATGGCCGGGCAACATCCGCGAGCTGGAAAATATGGTTGAACGCCTGTGCGTGTTGAAAAAGCGGGGAATGATTACGCTGGCCGATCTGCCTGAACGCGCGGTGAAAACTGCGGCTGGCAAATCTGTTGAAGCGCCGGAGCAGTTTATTCGCTTCACCGAGGATGGCATCAATCTGACAAAAGAACTGGAGCATTACGAGAATCGGCTGATCGGCGAAGCTTTACGAAAGGCCAACGGCATCACGAGCCGAGCGGCACAGTTGCTTCAAGTCAACAGAACCACCCTCGTAGAAAAACTCAAACGGAAGGGATTTGACCCTAAGAGCCACGGCTACTCCATCCAAAACTAG
- a CDS encoding DUF1778 domain-containing protein has translation MAVRAIRSEKLDLRLSASDKRVLEAAASVSSRSVSDFVRESALARADETLADRRTFLLSKAQWAEFQAALDAPTRPLPRMKELLTEPGFFDARPLHRTTE, from the coding sequence ATGGCAGTCCGTGCTATTCGAAGCGAAAAACTGGATCTTCGGCTGAGCGCCTCAGATAAACGAGTACTGGAAGCAGCGGCCTCCGTTTCCAGTCGATCAGTGAGTGACTTTGTCCGTGAAAGTGCGCTGGCGCGCGCTGATGAAACCCTGGCGGATCGTCGCACCTTCCTCCTGAGCAAAGCACAATGGGCTGAGTTTCAGGCGGCGCTCGATGCTCCGACTCGCCCCCTCCCTCGCATGAAAGAACTCCTGACTGAGCCAGGATTCTTTGACGCCCGCCCTCTTCACCGCACGACAGAATAG
- a CDS encoding GNAT family N-acetyltransferase has translation MTRTIEKLQRHHAVEAFDCGREDLNRFLRQHALHNQQSGGSQTYVGVVDDTVVGYYALAVGSVEHAMAPERVKKGLAKHAIPIMLLARLAVDLHWQKQGVGAALLKDATLRTLQAADIAGIRALVVHAKDEKAKQFYEHFDFLPSPSDPLHLFMLLKDLRTLFL, from the coding sequence TTGACTCGAACGATCGAAAAGCTTCAGCGCCACCACGCCGTTGAGGCATTCGACTGTGGGCGAGAAGATCTGAATCGTTTTCTCCGGCAACACGCCCTCCACAATCAACAGAGCGGGGGATCACAAACCTATGTGGGAGTAGTCGATGACACCGTTGTCGGCTATTACGCACTCGCGGTCGGATCGGTTGAGCACGCCATGGCCCCGGAACGAGTGAAGAAAGGGCTCGCCAAACATGCCATTCCAATCATGCTGCTTGCCCGGTTAGCCGTAGACCTTCACTGGCAGAAGCAAGGAGTGGGTGCCGCGCTCCTCAAGGATGCAACCCTGCGGACTCTACAGGCTGCGGATATTGCCGGAATCCGTGCCTTGGTGGTCCATGCCAAAGATGAGAAAGCAAAACAGTTCTACGAACACTTCGATTTCCTCCCCTCCCCCAGCGATCCGTTGCATCTCTTCATGCTCCTAAAAGACCTTCGAACGCTCTTTCTATAA
- a CDS encoding TonB-dependent receptor, with amino-acid sequence MIVVSALFWSSVGRADDADEALILPDVVVTGTQESAFEAASQHIVTERDLELQAVDRPANVLRLVPGLITTNPGGGPGKPDNYLLRGFDADHGTDLAGFLDGMPLNLRSHAHGQGYLDLNFLIPETMKRIDAHKGPYQVQFGDFATAGAVNFVTRDMVEEGVVQASGGQFNTQRHLLMFSPTKDQVRSLVALEGFYTDGPFVNPNRALRLNGLAKATMNPTAHSELSIIGTYYQGRWNSPGEIPLRTVESGLLSRFGSVDPYQGGRTQRSTGHVRYRYDTPSGGTVFAATYLQYYALNLVSDFTFFLTDPVNGDGIEQVDRRYVYGGEVGYRQSGKLLNVESSVTVGVQTRRDDAEVRLGTQRQWVPLGTTSDSRIHEASYSPYLRLEFQPAPWARLTGGTRADYFQFNVRNLCQAGCPQNPSGSVNAVITTTKGNLILGPWAGTEIFLNAGTGFHSNDARAVVSASNVQALPKATAYEVGIRTRPWDRLEVTASFWLMDLTSELVYQGNLGTTQILGATRRYGMDLGSRIQLLDWLSFSGSATLNTAEFRETGNPIPQAPTMTGRGELTARLPTGLAMSLQMVHLGARPLTQDRSINAQAWTIFNFVARYRPQSKGWWQRMEGFLSIQNIFDVSWRQTQLAYETKLTTDAVPVNGLQFTPGGPRTVSVGLAWHY; translated from the coding sequence ATGATCGTTGTTTCTGCGTTGTTCTGGAGTTCAGTCGGTCGGGCCGATGATGCGGATGAAGCTCTGATCCTGCCCGACGTCGTCGTAACCGGGACGCAAGAATCGGCGTTCGAAGCCGCCTCTCAACATATCGTTACGGAGCGGGATCTCGAGCTTCAGGCCGTTGATCGGCCTGCCAACGTGCTTCGCCTGGTTCCGGGCCTCATTACCACCAACCCGGGTGGTGGGCCAGGCAAACCGGATAACTACTTGCTCCGTGGCTTCGATGCCGACCACGGGACCGATCTGGCCGGGTTTCTGGACGGCATGCCGCTCAATCTTCGCAGTCATGCCCACGGTCAGGGCTATCTCGATCTGAACTTCCTGATTCCTGAAACGATGAAGCGCATCGACGCCCATAAGGGGCCCTATCAAGTCCAGTTCGGAGATTTTGCCACGGCGGGGGCGGTGAACTTTGTGACACGGGATATGGTGGAGGAAGGGGTGGTGCAGGCCTCAGGCGGACAATTCAATACGCAGCGGCATCTGCTGATGTTCTCGCCCACGAAGGATCAGGTCCGTTCGCTGGTTGCGCTCGAAGGGTTTTATACCGATGGCCCGTTTGTGAATCCCAACCGAGCCCTCCGGCTCAACGGATTAGCCAAAGCGACGATGAATCCGACCGCCCACTCGGAACTCAGCATCATCGGCACCTACTACCAAGGCCGCTGGAATAGTCCTGGAGAAATTCCACTGCGGACCGTGGAGTCCGGGTTGTTGAGCCGGTTCGGCTCGGTCGATCCCTACCAGGGAGGTCGAACCCAACGGTCTACCGGCCATGTGCGCTACCGCTACGATACTCCGTCAGGCGGGACTGTATTTGCTGCGACATATCTTCAGTACTATGCCCTGAATCTTGTGTCCGACTTCACGTTCTTTCTCACCGATCCGGTGAATGGCGATGGGATTGAACAGGTCGATCGGCGCTATGTCTATGGCGGAGAGGTGGGATATCGCCAAAGCGGGAAGCTGCTGAATGTTGAAAGCTCCGTCACCGTCGGCGTGCAGACCCGCAGGGACGATGCCGAGGTTCGTCTGGGGACCCAGCGGCAATGGGTCCCGCTGGGAACTACGTCGGATAGCCGGATTCATGAGGCCTCGTATTCGCCCTATCTGAGATTGGAGTTTCAGCCGGCACCCTGGGCGAGGCTGACGGGCGGAACGCGAGCGGACTATTTTCAATTCAACGTGCGGAATCTCTGCCAGGCCGGGTGTCCACAGAACCCGAGCGGGAGCGTCAATGCTGTGATCACAACGACGAAGGGAAACCTCATTCTTGGCCCCTGGGCAGGCACGGAGATCTTTCTCAATGCTGGTACGGGCTTTCACAGTAACGACGCACGAGCCGTGGTAAGTGCGTCGAATGTGCAGGCCTTACCGAAGGCGACGGCATATGAAGTGGGGATTCGCACTCGCCCGTGGGATCGGCTTGAGGTCACGGCGTCGTTCTGGCTCATGGACCTGACCTCTGAACTGGTCTATCAGGGCAACCTGGGAACCACACAGATCCTTGGTGCCACCCGCCGCTACGGCATGGATCTTGGGAGCCGGATCCAGTTGCTGGACTGGCTGTCTTTTTCCGGAAGCGCTACACTGAACACTGCGGAATTTCGCGAGACGGGCAATCCGATCCCTCAGGCCCCGACCATGACCGGACGCGGCGAATTGACGGCGCGTCTTCCGACAGGATTAGCGATGTCGTTGCAGATGGTGCATCTGGGAGCCAGACCGCTGACGCAGGATCGCAGTATCAACGCCCAAGCCTGGACCATCTTCAACTTCGTGGCTCGTTACCGCCCGCAGTCGAAGGGGTGGTGGCAGCGTATGGAAGGGTTTCTCAGTATTCAAAACATCTTCGATGTTTCGTGGCGGCAGACCCAATTAGCCTATGAAACCAAGTTAACTACGGATGCAGTGCCGGTGAATGGGCTTCAATTCACACCGGGCGGCCCACGGACTGTATCGGTAGGCCTGGCTTGGCATTATTGA
- a CDS encoding cobyrinate a,c-diamide synthase, translated as MTIPRLVIAGVSSNVGKTTVMVGLVRALRARGLKVAVFKCGPDYLDPTYHVRAAGAPCHNLDGWMMGREAVLSTFMHASQGADIAILEGVMGLFDGASPTSDEGSTAEIAKWLQAPVLLVCDAGGMARSIAALARGFSTFDADLQIAGLICNRLGSRGHLDLLRKVTEGKPPVLGGLPKEAALAFSDRHLGLHSADRATVPEGVFVSWGDRVSEWCDVDAIIALAKSAPALPEISATARIVGEGVSCRIGLAFDEAFHFYYDDNLRRLEGLGAELVRFSPLHDAHLPDVDGLYFGGGYPEVHAEALSRNQSMRKEVAAFAEAQGPIYGECGGLMYLSNGIRTLDGTLHPMVGLIPGEAEMKDRLQALGYVEVDTKDETMLGPSGLRFRGHQFRYSDFRFTAEVECAYHVRRRRGGEAFQEGYRQGNTLVSYVHAHWASNPLLAEGFVQACVAHAKRVS; from the coding sequence GTGACGATTCCACGGCTTGTTATCGCCGGGGTTTCCAGCAACGTCGGCAAGACGACTGTCATGGTTGGGCTCGTCCGGGCCTTGCGCGCGCGGGGACTGAAGGTGGCCGTCTTCAAGTGCGGTCCGGATTATCTCGACCCGACCTATCACGTCCGCGCGGCTGGTGCGCCTTGCCACAATCTCGATGGATGGATGATGGGGCGCGAGGCGGTTCTTTCGACGTTCATGCACGCGTCGCAGGGAGCTGACATTGCGATTCTCGAAGGGGTGATGGGTCTCTTCGATGGCGCATCGCCGACCAGCGACGAAGGCTCGACCGCCGAGATTGCCAAGTGGCTTCAAGCGCCGGTGCTGCTTGTCTGCGACGCAGGTGGCATGGCCCGCAGCATTGCGGCACTGGCCAGAGGGTTTTCGACTTTCGACGCAGATCTTCAGATCGCCGGCCTCATCTGTAACAGGCTCGGCAGCCGAGGGCATCTGGATTTGCTTCGCAAGGTGACGGAGGGGAAGCCCCCCGTCCTGGGCGGGTTGCCGAAGGAAGCAGCCTTGGCTTTCTCGGACCGGCATCTGGGCTTACATAGCGCAGACCGGGCGACGGTCCCGGAGGGTGTCTTCGTGTCCTGGGGTGATCGGGTGAGCGAGTGGTGTGATGTCGATGCGATCATCGCGTTAGCGAAATCCGCGCCGGCTCTTCCTGAAATTTCTGCGACGGCACGGATCGTCGGGGAGGGAGTCAGTTGTCGAATCGGTCTCGCCTTCGACGAGGCGTTCCATTTCTATTATGACGACAATCTCCGTCGTCTTGAGGGTCTGGGTGCGGAGCTCGTACGGTTTTCCCCCCTTCACGATGCGCACTTGCCGGATGTGGATGGCCTGTATTTCGGCGGCGGTTACCCGGAAGTCCATGCCGAAGCACTGTCCCGGAACCAGTCCATGCGCAAGGAGGTAGCGGCGTTTGCCGAGGCCCAAGGGCCTATCTATGGCGAATGTGGTGGCCTCATGTATTTGTCCAATGGCATCAGGACGCTCGATGGCACGCTGCATCCCATGGTGGGGCTCATTCCAGGCGAAGCGGAAATGAAAGACCGTTTGCAGGCGCTCGGTTATGTCGAGGTGGACACGAAGGACGAGACGATGCTCGGTCCGTCCGGTCTGCGATTTCGCGGACATCAATTTCGCTATTCGGACTTTCGATTCACGGCGGAAGTCGAATGTGCCTACCATGTGCGCCGCCGCCGCGGAGGCGAGGCCTTTCAAGAGGGGTATCGTCAGGGCAATACGCTGGTGTCCTATGTGCACGCCCATTGGGCTTCGAACCCGCTCCTGGCCGAGGGATTTGTGCAGGCTTGTGTGGCCCATGCCAAGAGGGTGTCGTGA